A genomic segment from Dermatobacter hominis encodes:
- a CDS encoding glycoside hydrolase family 3 N-terminal domain-containing protein — MTDIDALIADMTLAEKLAQLGCVWSTQLVDDSGFSDDAARRLLRDGTGQVTRIAASTGLRPQGLAVFANEIQRFLVEETRLGIPAIIHEESVAGFCARDAVQFPQGIGLGATWDRELLHEVADHIRTEMVAVGARQSLAPVLDIARDPRWGRVEETYGEDPVLAGELGVAYVIGLQGSAELRRPGAVEADADDQPTLQPRARDGVIATGKHFLGYGLPEGGRNHGPVQLGSRELREVFAEPFAAAIRDAGLSSVMNSYSSVDGLPCAGSAMILIELLRGELEFTGTVVADYFAVDLLRTFHRIAPTKGVAAAKALLAGMDVELPALDCYAELPPLVEAGIVPEQIVDAAVRRVLAQKVALGLFEDPFVDSDVAPAAFGTPTGRALARRAAVESIVLLTNDGTVPVDPASLSGRTIAVIGPAADDVRLLQGDYHYPTHLEIIYGGTTDDGGLLPQAGGAFAPGPHYPESVTPLAGIAAALEGTGATVVHERGCATTGDDRSGFDAAVAAAASADVVVCCVGGRSGLVPDATVGEARDAVDLALTGVQEELVEALAATGTPVITVVVSGRVHTLARVEEASAATLLAWVPGQEGGAAIADVVLGVEPPAGRLPVSLPRHVGQLPVHYNHRAGGGSSAFWGDYTDSPTSPLHPFGFGLSTTTVGWSDLVVEAGSTTEPTTATVTVTNTGSRPGVEVVPLFAHDESASVARPDRQLVGFARVPLPVGESRRITFTVHPTRLAFFDDSFDFVCEPGAFRFEVGGWAGAPARTATVDLGGEVQEYRQVQVVATAVHVDER, encoded by the coding sequence ATGACCGACATCGACGCGCTGATCGCCGACATGACGCTGGCCGAGAAGCTGGCCCAGCTCGGCTGCGTGTGGTCCACCCAGCTGGTGGACGACAGCGGGTTCTCCGACGACGCGGCGCGGCGCCTCCTGCGCGACGGCACCGGCCAGGTCACGCGCATCGCGGCATCGACCGGGCTGCGACCGCAGGGCCTCGCGGTGTTCGCCAACGAGATCCAGCGGTTCCTCGTCGAGGAGACCCGGCTGGGCATCCCGGCGATCATCCACGAGGAGTCGGTCGCCGGCTTCTGCGCCCGCGATGCCGTGCAGTTCCCGCAGGGCATCGGCCTCGGCGCGACCTGGGACCGCGAGCTGCTGCACGAGGTCGCCGACCACATCCGCACCGAGATGGTCGCCGTCGGCGCGCGCCAGAGCCTCGCCCCCGTGCTCGACATCGCCCGCGACCCCCGCTGGGGTCGCGTCGAGGAGACCTACGGCGAGGACCCCGTGCTGGCCGGAGAGCTCGGCGTCGCGTACGTGATCGGGCTCCAGGGCAGCGCCGAGCTGCGGCGCCCCGGTGCGGTGGAGGCAGACGCGGACGACCAGCCGACGCTGCAGCCGCGCGCTCGCGACGGCGTCATCGCCACCGGCAAGCACTTCCTCGGCTACGGGCTGCCCGAGGGCGGGCGCAACCACGGCCCGGTGCAGCTGGGCTCCCGCGAGCTGCGCGAGGTGTTCGCCGAGCCGTTCGCCGCCGCCATCCGCGACGCCGGCCTGAGCTCGGTCATGAACTCCTACTCGTCGGTCGACGGGCTGCCGTGCGCCGGCTCGGCGATGATCCTCATCGAGCTGCTGCGCGGGGAGCTCGAGTTCACCGGCACCGTCGTGGCCGACTACTTCGCGGTCGACCTCCTGCGCACGTTCCACCGTATCGCGCCGACCAAGGGCGTCGCCGCGGCCAAGGCGCTGCTGGCGGGGATGGACGTCGAGCTGCCGGCGCTCGACTGCTACGCCGAGCTGCCGCCGCTCGTCGAGGCGGGAATCGTGCCCGAGCAGATCGTCGACGCCGCCGTCCGGCGCGTGCTGGCGCAGAAGGTGGCGCTCGGGCTGTTCGAGGACCCGTTCGTCGACTCCGACGTCGCGCCGGCCGCGTTCGGCACCCCGACCGGGCGGGCGCTCGCCCGGCGGGCGGCGGTCGAGTCGATCGTGCTGCTGACGAACGACGGGACCGTGCCCGTGGATCCGGCCTCGCTGTCGGGCCGCACGATCGCCGTCATCGGTCCCGCGGCCGACGACGTCCGGCTGCTGCAGGGCGACTACCACTACCCGACCCACCTCGAGATCATCTACGGCGGTACGACCGACGACGGCGGGCTGCTCCCGCAGGCCGGCGGCGCCTTCGCCCCGGGCCCTCACTACCCCGAGTCGGTGACCCCGCTCGCCGGCATCGCCGCCGCGCTCGAGGGGACCGGCGCGACGGTCGTCCACGAGCGGGGCTGCGCGACCACCGGCGACGACCGGTCCGGCTTCGACGCGGCGGTGGCCGCCGCGGCGTCGGCCGACGTCGTGGTGTGCTGCGTCGGGGGGCGGTCGGGGTTGGTGCCCGACGCGACGGTCGGCGAGGCGCGCGACGCGGTCGACCTGGCGCTGACCGGCGTGCAGGAGGAGCTGGTCGAGGCGCTCGCGGCGACCGGGACCCCCGTCATCACCGTGGTCGTGTCCGGCCGGGTCCACACGCTCGCCCGGGTCGAGGAGGCGAGCGCCGCCACGCTGCTCGCCTGGGTGCCGGGCCAGGAGGGCGGCGCCGCGATCGCCGACGTGGTCCTCGGCGTCGAGCCGCCGGCCGGTCGCCTGCCGGTCAGCCTCCCCCGCCACGTCGGGCAGCTCCCGGTCCACTACAACCACCGCGCCGGTGGCGGCTCGAGCGCGTTCTGGGGCGACTACACCGACTCGCCGACCTCGCCGCTGCACCCCTTCGGGTTCGGGCTGTCGACGACCACCGTCGGCTGGTCCGACCTCGTGGTCGAGGCGGGCAGCACGACCGAGCCCACGACGGCCACGGTCACCGTGACCAACACCGGGTCGCGGCCCGGCGTCGAGGTGGTCCCCCTCTTCGCCCACGACGAGTCGGCCTCCGTGGCCCGGCCCGACCGGCAGCTGGTGGGCTTCGCCCGCGTGCCGCTGCCGGTCGGCGAGTCGCGGCGCATCACGTTCACGGTGCACCCGACGCGGCTGGCGTTCTTCGACGACAGCTTCGACTTCGTCTGCGAGCCCGGCGCCTTCCGCTTCGAGGTCGGCGGCTGGGCCGGCGCGCCGGCACGCACCGCGACCGTCGACCTCGGGGGCGAGGTCCAGGAGTACCGGCAGGTGCAGGTCGTGGCGACGGCGGTCCACGTCGACGAGCGCTGA
- a CDS encoding arsenate reductase family protein, whose product MADVVIFHNPNCSTSKYAVGVAADLGVDVEERRYLLKAQRPTRDEIVELLGELEDPATDLVRRDANFAKLGLSDADVATPDQVADVLAEHPELLQRPVLVKDGTAIIGRPKDRVEPFLKG is encoded by the coding sequence ATGGCCGACGTCGTGATCTTCCACAACCCGAACTGCAGCACCTCGAAGTACGCCGTCGGCGTGGCCGCCGACCTCGGGGTCGACGTCGAGGAGCGCCGCTACCTGCTCAAGGCGCAGCGGCCGACGCGCGACGAGATCGTCGAGCTGCTGGGCGAGCTCGAGGACCCGGCCACCGACCTCGTCCGCCGCGACGCCAACTTCGCCAAGCTCGGGCTGTCCGACGCCGACGTCGCCACCCCCGACCAGGTCGCCGACGTCCTCGCCGAGCACCCGGAGCTGCTGCAACGTCCGGTGCTGGTGAAGGACGGCACGGCGATCATCGGCCGACCCAAGGATCGCGTCGAACCGTTCCTGAAGGGCTGA